In Microplitis demolitor isolate Queensland-Clemson2020A chromosome 10, iyMicDemo2.1a, whole genome shotgun sequence, the sequence aaaaagaatttaaaattgatggttttttttgtatatccGGACTTGCAGTGCCGAGAAGAAGGTTCGCAAGCTCCTCGGGAGTTGTTGGAGCATCTGGCGACTCGTATGTGAAGTCTGTGGGCGTATGAGCCGATTCTCGTACCAGTCGTTCAAATGGttcctgataaaaaaatattattattgttatggtGTTTCCAAATGAATTTCCATAGAATTTCGGAGctcatatttttaacaaacggTAAATTTCCGAtcaaatgagtacccacaacttatatttatttttgataattattaaagtgataataattatgtttattattaccCATAGTATTTATCTCGTAAACTATAAGTTTTACAGCAAAATGATAAGAGtcaaaaattgtaggaaattaaatttcctctggaaagagtacccacaagacctatttatatcaaatttttactttaggagtaataataattatcattatcagcATCCCTTATATTTATCTCGTAAACTATTGGTCTGAGGAGAAAAAGTAAAGAGtcaaaaattgtaggaaattaaatttcctctggaaagagtacccacaagccctatttattctaaatattactaaaaatgtcataacaataataatcacttGTACCCATTATATTTATCTCATAAACTATGGGtctgaagaaaaaatgataagaatcaaaaattataggaaattgaatttcctttAGAAAGAATACCCACAAGACTGACTTATTACGAATAATTACTGAATtactcaatataaaataattactattgttTCCTGGTTGTGATGACGCAGAttatcttgaaaaaaattaatttccggCATTTCTGGATCCTCAAAAATTTCTGCAGCTCTTCCATTAACTTTAGTTTCACTTTCAtcttaaaaattcaagtaattattaaattttttttgtttattaaaaaaattgacaaaaaaaattacctcgtccagatattttttgtagacgAGACTCGGAATTTTCAAGTATCCTGCGACGTCGCGCTTCCCTTTTAGCAGCGATATccgccattttttatatttataaatgcactaaattaattaactaatcactcaatagtttattaatttataattattattatttacccatttacatatttatgggaactataataaaatatttaagtattgaCTCTGAGGTTAGTGAACACGATAGATtttcgtttgaaaaaatttagacagatggcgcgaaaatttaaattttgacgaCCGTTGAAAATGtaggtaatttataaatcggTCTTGAATcatgaataatttatgaaccacaaatatatatgtttatagaataataatgaaaaaagacGGAATTCATTGAATGGATGCTAGTATGGAAGTatacagaaatttaaaatttttctaggaaTTTCGGGTTTTTTTGCTTTTCATCATCGATTACAAAAGAAGAAATAGATTATTTCTaagtattttgtattttttctacTAGAAAACATcgtaatgaacaaaaaacgttaataTTGTGTAaagttattcccaacaggaaaAAAGTTACAGGCTAGTTTCCATAAAAATACATTGCCAGTGTCATCTTCATTTATCTTCATATGGGTCATAAGttagaaaaatgatttttcctAGGATTTTTTGGAGTTTCTTCTACTAAAAGACACCCTAAGGAACAAAAAAGGTTTATATTGTAATGgtttattcccaacaggagtaAAGTTACGGGTTACTCTTCATAGAAACCCATGGAAAGTGTCATCCTCATTTATCCTAATTTATCCtaatatgggtctcaactcgaaaaataaattatttctaggactttttatggcttttcctactggAGGGCATCGTaaggaacaaaaaacgtttatggtatgatgggttattcccaacaggagcaaagttacgggccacCCTTCTGGATCTATGTTATTGTAAAATTCCAGTTTATTAGCCGCAATAACCTGAAGTTACCGTAAATGCGgaaatttactttcttaaattcaaaatactgAAATGAGGGAGTATCTACtactaaatagtaattttcacTACTTTACTTCAAGCGCACTTATCCTTacttacattaaaataaaacaattttttaaaaataaatttcttttatttccatacaattttttaaataattacagtaattgcggcttgtgggtactctttcTACCAGAAATCGTAATCTTTACAATAACATGAGCCCCAAAAtgtaataaacataatttttttccatttttaaaaaatgtgtccATATTGTAcaactttgaaataaataaaaaataagtataggttgtgggtactcaaattAACGGAAATTTACCGCTCTACTCAAAACtagtcataataattataaacaaattaaatttcgtcCGCAATAACCATTATTATAGTCATGCAGTATAAAACTTATGTCTTATTAAAAAAGGCATACTCCATCTCCTTTAATTACGGCCGTACACCTGTAGGTACCGGAGCAGAATGCTCTCTCAGGTatattacactgaaaaaattaccgaataattataaatataaacaaaaaaaaaaaaaaaagtaacattttttttattaatcttaaaaaaatatttttaaatacgaaCTCTTTCACCGTAGCCTCCAGCAGCATTTGCGCCAATTGTCAGAAGtgcaatcaataaaataatgaaaaataatttcgatggcattttcaaaaattttttggtaattaattgcaataaaaattaatttttaataattttttaaaatatttactgatattatttacttacaaacaaattatttaaacgatAATGTACCTGTTGTCGGTGAAAGTAACAAATGCAGAAaatctttgatatttatacccatttttattatcagttTCGCGGATAAGAAAAtatacagagaaaaaaaatctaagattttgattaaaaatcgatatttctTGAAGCATTAGCGGAGATCACGAACTGGCCTCATTATTACAGACTATCGGCTGTTATGcgactattaataatttatttttaaccctCATTGCCTGATTTACTTATTTTGAAGTTGACATAGGTCAggacataaataattatggaataataatatttttattaaaatgtaaattatgtcgcttggaatttttttgacgTTAAAGAGACATAGTTGgcttttaagtaattaattttttattaatctgtaACTACTTTCATCTCAATTAGtgcaaaagttaaaaagtacGGACTTTGATGCCAATAAAGTCAATCTGAAATTTTATggatatatattcatatatatatatggatatctcgaaaactaatGATTGAAACTTAATTCAAGacgaataaaaattgtagAGTAAGGTCTAAGCTTTAATTTGAGCCGGACCTTGTCCCTCAATTCCAATTTTTCTAGAAGTTATGGATTTTTAAAGTTCCCGCGTctagattcaaaaatttaatttcccaaAAATCTATCGCTACCTATATagatcgatatctcgaaagcTATTGATCAAAACTTAATACAACACTTatgaaaattgtttatcaaAGCCTAAGCTTtgatttgaattcaaaaacgAGCCTTAATCTCAATTTTCCtagaagttatgaatttttaaagttcccGCGCctagattcaaaaatttaatttcccaaAAATCTAATCTTATCTATATcgatcgatatctcgaaaactatcgATCGAAATTTGATCGaacattaacaaaaattttagccGAAGGTCTAAGCTGCAATTTAAGCCCAAAACCGACCCATAATTTTAActtcttcaaaagttatgaattttttaagcttaaatATTTCCCATACAAATCCTACCTTTCAGTTTTTTCATGAATCTagatcgatatctcgaaatcTATGATCTAAAACTCGATCAACCaaaaacaaaacttgttcctctAACCCTCAGGTTCAATTTAAGCCTACTCCCGTCTCTTAATCTTTACCTGAtcccattttttcaaaaacctCTAATCGATTTCTCAATTTTTCCATTTCTTCGCttactcaattaattaatcaattaattaacaaaattttcttaacaatttctttaattatatcatttctatcttataaataatccacataaattttttaaatcatctgaataaaataattaattttttaaaattcaaatttgaaatttttcccgcgcatttaaaaataacccaCTAGCGCGCGAATTAAAAAACTCTTCCGTCTTGAACTATCAGACGTCAATTAGAAACTACGGAGGGGTTTAAAAACCCGCCATTACCCGGCGTGACGCCATTGAAGCCGTTGCTGCACAGAAGTCTTTTGGCGGGcacatttttttctacaattttattatttttataaaaattaatagcttttattaacaaaattattgtaaaaatggGTGATAAAGATGGTGgtgagtattttaaataataattaataataataactaataaaataactttttaattaattaattcaaagtcTTAACCAAGTGCTGGTGCGTCCCTTGTAAACAACCTccattttaaagatattttaatatatttcatttacttaatttatcttgtaaataattgtttatttttaataattcaatttttcattttgaatttttcatttttttggtcagctggcaatttttttattttatctagaCACTGGTTAgtggagaaaatttttttgtaggaacCAAAATTGTCGAGGATTGCATTCTACAAAGACGAGTACGAATTAGAAGGCTTTAAAGCCAGTAGTTTtggtattcaaattttttaaattaatttttttatgaaaaatgtaaaaaaattaatttaacgacTTCcggtttgatttttaattttttttaaacttatagaAGGGTCGAAAAGTAAATTTCCGttagtttgagtacccacaagatATGTTTATTGTTAATCAATAGTAAGTTGGGCAAAATGGTCACTTTTTGGAAAtcgttaaaaattgaaaatttggaCTGATATTTTggtagaaaatgaaattttcgttagtttgagtacccacaagatatatttatttttaatcaatagtaagatgggtaaaatggacactttccaaaaattttcagaaattgaaatttttgggCTCATATTCCGGCAGGGAATGAAATTTCCCGTAAATAGAATACCCAGAAGCcagaattattttcaaaaatttccaagggaaattcatatatatgttttttttttttcagaaacttTCGATGATGCGGTTGAGGAACGTGTAATTAATGAAGAATACAAGATCTGGAAAAAAAACACTCCATTTCTGTATGACTTGGTGATGACTCATGCACTGGAATGGCCATCGCTGACCGCCCAGTGGCTTCCAGACGTGACCAGACCCGAAGGCAAGGATTACTCAGTGCACCGTTTGATATTAGGGACTCATACGTCGGACGAGCAGAACCACTTGCTGATAGCCAGTGTCCAGTTGCCCAACGAAGACGCACAGTTCGATGCCTCCCACTATGACAACGAGAAGGGAGAATTCGGTGGGTTCGGATCAGTGAGCGGGAAAATTGAGatcgaaattaaaataaaccacGAGGGTGAGGTCAATCGGGCTCGTTACATGCCGCAGAATCCTTGTGTCATTGCTACTAAGACACCTTCCAGTGATGTACTTGTTTTCGATTACACAAAACATCCCAGCAAACCTGATCCCAATGGCGAATGTCATCCAGACTtgaggttaattttttttttcaacttttaaaaattcataactttagAACACATCAATACTAAGAGGTCTTCTAGGGCTTAAATTAAAGCGTAGACTTCTAGCTACAATTTTCATTAATGTTTCATTGGTCTGAGATCAACAGCATGCGAGATAGAGGCCCtcaaagtataaaattaattttttgtataattccAGATTACGTGGACATCAAAAAGAAGGCTATGGACTCTCATGGAATCCAAATTTAAACGGGTATCTGTTGAGTGCATCAGACGACCACACAATTTGTCTGTGGGACATTAACGCAACGCCTAAAGAGAACCGTGTTATTGATGCAAAGACAATATTCACTGGACACACTGCAGTTGTCGAGGACGTCGCGTGGCATTTGTTGCACGAATCACTCTTTGGATCCGTCGCTGACGATCAGAAGCTCATGATCTGGGACACCAGGTAACTTACCAACCTACTggattactttattttttttttttatactcaatgAAAAATTCACGGAATCATTTTTAGTTGTTGTggtcataattaattttttaaataatttttgtcaacaTATTCGTGTATAGCGGTAAATTTCcgttaaaatgagtacccacaagctatatttattttcaataatttttaagttggcTAAAATGGTCATATTTGTACTTGGGTTATTACTTTGTAGATAATTGAAACAAATATCTCATGTTGGTACTCGTTGAAATGGAAATTGTCTGCTGTACAAGAAAAtccatagaaaaattttcgaaaattatatttcgagtcattttttaaaaacatgacCATAATGtacaacttaaaaattatttaaaataagtatgggttgtgggtactcattttaacgGAAATTTACTGCTTTTGaagaatataatatttatttttttttttttttaattttttagatgcaACAATACGAGCAAACCGAGTCACACAGTGGATGCTCATACAGCAGAA encodes:
- the LOC103574279 gene encoding chromatin assembly factor 1 p55 subunit codes for the protein MGDKDGETFDDAVEERVINEEYKIWKKNTPFLYDLVMTHALEWPSLTAQWLPDVTRPEGKDYSVHRLILGTHTSDEQNHLLIASVQLPNEDAQFDASHYDNEKGEFGGFGSVSGKIEIEIKINHEGEVNRARYMPQNPCVIATKTPSSDVLVFDYTKHPSKPDPNGECHPDLRLRGHQKEGYGLSWNPNLNGYLLSASDDHTICLWDINATPKENRVIDAKTIFTGHTAVVEDVAWHLLHESLFGSVADDQKLMIWDTRCNNTSKPSHTVDAHTAEVNCLSFNPYSEFILATGSADKTVALWDLRNLKLKLHSFESHKDEIFQVQWSPHNETILASSGTDRRLHVWDLSKIGEEQSSEDAEDGPPELLFIHGGHTAKISDFSWNPNEPWVICSVSEDNIMQVWQMAENIYNDEEPDTPASELEAGAS